One Triticum dicoccoides isolate Atlit2015 ecotype Zavitan chromosome 4B, WEW_v2.0, whole genome shotgun sequence genomic window carries:
- the LOC119291124 gene encoding lecithin-cholesterol acyltransferase-like 1 — protein MDLSRLVAVAVLLGALRPLRSYCAGDVKSLHPVVLVPGYGSNLLEAQLTAAYDPPAPGCGARKGKGWFRLWPINQTAMQDPRQVPCFVDQMSLVYDAVADDYGNVAGVVTRVPFFGSTRGLIGWDPLLRELEAAGYRDGESLFAVPYDFRYSVAPRGHPSAEGACNFDEFTRLVERASSLNQGRPVVVVAHSFGCALAYQFLLGRPLAWRRRFVKRVVLVASALGGFSEGMNDLAAGTDYGLPNVARPSRVRLARSQQSALWRLPTPTVFGDRPLVVTKNVTYTAHNIAEFFEAVGFPEGVRPYVTRVLPAWEALPAPMVPVTSVIGVGVSTPETFVYGEDGFTGNPEVVYGDGDGDINMVSLVAIEKEWSSVEGQVLKVVRLPGVRHDGFFNVCFALKKVVAEILEAGGTIELHQKIGRVQIDAGSVRTEDRRIVHEGLYNALSNAFLEVL, from the exons ATGGATCTTTCTAGGCTCGTCGCCGTGGCCGTGCTCCTCGGCGCCTTGCGGCCGCTCCGGAGCTACTGCGCCGGCGACGTCAAGAGCCTGCACCCGGTCGTGCTCGTGCCGGGGTACGGCTCCAACCTGCTCGAGGCGCAGCTGACGGCGGCGTACGACCCGCCGGCGCCCGGCTGCGGCGCGCGTAAGGGGAAGGGGTGGTTCCGGCTGTGGCCGATCAACCAGACGGCGATGCAGGACCCCCGCCAGGTCCCGTGCTTCGTGGACCAGATGAGCCTCGTCTACGACGCCGTCGCCGACGACTACGGCAACGTCGCCGGCGTCGTGACCCGGGTCCCGTTCTTCGGCTCCACGCGCGGCTTAATTGG gtgggacccgctGCTGCGGGAGCTGGAGGCCGCGGGCTACCGCGACGGCGAGAGCCTCTTCGCCGTGCCGTACGACTTCCGCTACTCCGTCGCGCCGCGCGGCCACCCGTCCGCGGAGGGCGCCTGCAACTTCGACGAGTTCACGCGCCTCGTCGAAAGGGCGAGCTCGCTCAACCAGGGACGTCCGGTCGTCGTCGTCGCGCACAGCTTCGGCTGCGCGCTCGCGTACCAGTTCCTCCTCGGCCGCCCGCTCGCCTGGCGCCGGCGCTTCGTCAAGCGCGTCGTCCTCGTCGCCTCCGCGCTCGGCGGCTTCTCGGAGGGGATGAACGACCTGGCCGCCGGCACGGACTACGGCCTGCCGAACGTCGCGCGGCCGTCGAGGGTCCGGCTGGCGCGGAGCCAGCAGAGCGCGCTCTGGCGCCTGCCCACGCCGACGGTGTTCGGGGACCGGCCGCTGGTGGTGACCAAGAACGTGACGTACACTGCACACAATATTGCTGAGTTCTTCGAGGCCGTCGGCTTCCCGGAAGGGGTCCGGCCGTACGTGACGCGGGTGCTGCCAGCATGGGAGGCgctcccggcgccgatggtgccGGTGACCAGCGTCATCGGGGTcggcgtcagcacgccggagacgttCGTGTACGGGGAAGACGGCTTCACGGGGAACCCGGAGGTGGTGtacggcgacggcgatggcgacatAAACATGGTGAGTCTGGTGGCCATCGAGAAGGAGTGGTCTAGCGTGGAAGGCCAGGTTCTGAAGGTGGTCAGGTTGCCTGGTGTTCGTCACGATGGCTTCTTCAACGTTTGTTTCGCTCTGAAAAAAGTGGTTGCTGAAATACTCGAGGCTGGTGGAACTATAGAACTCCATCAGAAGATTGGCCGAGTGCAGATCGATGCAGGTTCCGTCAGGACGGAAGATAGACGTATAGTGCACGAAGGCCTTTATAATGCTTTGAGTAATGCGTTTTTAGAGGTGCTCTGA
- the LOC119291125 gene encoding heptahelical transmembrane protein ADIPOR3 isoform X1, which yields MKDELRSSWNSIDVLPSLSRWRLLELLSNCLPDRFTHSNETNLSVLESMKEDIVTVIAPHFIRPISRWPFFAFLGGAMFCLLASSTCHLLSCHSRRLAYIMLRLDYAGIAALIATSFYPPVYYSFMCHPFFCNLYLSFITILGLATIAFSLLPVFQNPEFRTIRACLFFGMGASGVIPVFHKLILFWHQPEALITTGYEILMGLFYGVGALVYATRVPERWMPGKFDIAGHSHQLFHVLVVAGAYTHYHAGLLYLKWRDQQGC from the exons ATGAAGGATGAATTGAGAAGCTCATGGAATTCTATCGATGTGCTTCCGTCATTATCTCGTTGGCGTCTCTTGGAATTACTCTCAAATTGCTTGCCGGACAGATTTACCCATTCCAATGAAACTAATCTTTCTGTTCTT GAAAGCATGAAGGAGGATATTGTAACCGTAATTGCACCACACTTTATTAGGCCGATCTCTAGGTGGCCATTCTTTGCCTTCTTGGGAGGAGCCATGTTTTGCCTTCTTGCCAGCAGCACATGCCACCTTCTGTCCTGCCACTCTCGCCGCCTTGCATATATCATGCTTCGGCTTGACTATGCGGGCATTGCAGCTCTTATCGCCACTTCTTTCTACCCTCCAGTATACTACTCTTTCATGTGTCATCCTTTCTTTTGCAACCTGTACCTCAGCTTTATAACTATTCTAGGATTAGCAACTATCGCGTTCTCTCTGCTCCCGGTCTTCCAGAACCCGGAATTCCGAACTATACGAGCGTGCCTCTTCTTTGGCATGGGAGCATCAGGTGTGATCCCTGTTTTTCACAAGTTGATCCTTTTTTGGCACCAACCAGAAGCATTGATCACTACCGGATATGAAATTTTGATGGGGCTGTTCTACGGAGTTGGAGCATTGGTGTACGCGACTCGGGTGCCTGAACGCTGGATGCCTGGGAAGTTTGACATTGCTGGGCACAGCCACCAGCTCTTCCATGTCTTGGTTGTTGCTGGAGCCTACACCCACTACCATGCAGGGCTGTTGTACCTCAAGTGGAGAGATCAGCAGGGCTGCTAA
- the LOC119291125 gene encoding heptahelical transmembrane protein ADIPOR3 isoform X2, with amino-acid sequence MKEDIVTVIAPHFIRPISRWPFFAFLGGAMFCLLASSTCHLLSCHSRRLAYIMLRLDYAGIAALIATSFYPPVYYSFMCHPFFCNLYLSFITILGLATIAFSLLPVFQNPEFRTIRACLFFGMGASGVIPVFHKLILFWHQPEALITTGYEILMGLFYGVGALVYATRVPERWMPGKFDIAGHSHQLFHVLVVAGAYTHYHAGLLYLKWRDQQGC; translated from the coding sequence ATGAAGGAGGATATTGTAACCGTAATTGCACCACACTTTATTAGGCCGATCTCTAGGTGGCCATTCTTTGCCTTCTTGGGAGGAGCCATGTTTTGCCTTCTTGCCAGCAGCACATGCCACCTTCTGTCCTGCCACTCTCGCCGCCTTGCATATATCATGCTTCGGCTTGACTATGCGGGCATTGCAGCTCTTATCGCCACTTCTTTCTACCCTCCAGTATACTACTCTTTCATGTGTCATCCTTTCTTTTGCAACCTGTACCTCAGCTTTATAACTATTCTAGGATTAGCAACTATCGCGTTCTCTCTGCTCCCGGTCTTCCAGAACCCGGAATTCCGAACTATACGAGCGTGCCTCTTCTTTGGCATGGGAGCATCAGGTGTGATCCCTGTTTTTCACAAGTTGATCCTTTTTTGGCACCAACCAGAAGCATTGATCACTACCGGATATGAAATTTTGATGGGGCTGTTCTACGGAGTTGGAGCATTGGTGTACGCGACTCGGGTGCCTGAACGCTGGATGCCTGGGAAGTTTGACATTGCTGGGCACAGCCACCAGCTCTTCCATGTCTTGGTTGTTGCTGGAGCCTACACCCACTACCATGCAGGGCTGTTGTACCTCAAGTGGAGAGATCAGCAGGGCTGCTAA